CGAGCACGACGTCGCGCCCGATGCCGCGCTCGCGCTCGGGGCTCGGCACGTCCGCCCACTTCGCGGCGATCTGCGCGAGCAGGTCGTCGCGCGCGTCGCCGCCCGCGCGCGCGCGCTCGGCGAGGATGTCGGCGAAGACGCGGTCGAGCCCCGCGATCGCGCGGCGCTCGGCACGCTTGCGCGTCGCCATCGCCCACAGCGCCTTGTGCGGGTGCACGAACGACTCCGAGCTGTCGAGCCGGTCGAGCAGCGGAACCAGCCGGTCGAGGTGGCGCGGCGCCGCGGCCTCGATCCCGCCCCACGATGCGAGGCCGACGCGGTGCATGAGCCGCCGCGTCCACGCGAAGAGCTCGAGCTCGCCGGCGTCGTCGAGCTCGTCGAGCTCGATCGCGACGGCCGCGCGCAGGTTCTCGAGGTAGACCTCGACGTCGTCGCGCGCGAACAGGTCGTGCGGCCGCGTGCGCCGTCCGACGAAGAGCTCGTCGGGCACCTTGTGGCGCAGCAGCGCGAAGTCGCCCGCGCCCTTGCTCGCCTGCGCCTCCGGCAGCGCCCACAGGTTGCGCACGCCCTCGGGCGAGAACACGCACAGCATCCGGTAGCCGAAGACGTCGACGGCGAACGTGTCGCCGAGCTCGCGTCGCCAGCGCTCGAAGGCGGCCGTCGGGTCGGCGAGCAGCGCGAGCCCGGCGCCCGCGAGCGGAACGCGCGAGCGCACGAGCGGGGGCGCGGGGTCGATGGCCGGGAGCGCGCGGGGCACGCCGCGATCCTACCCGGTCGCGTCGCTCCCGCGTGACCTTCCCGGCGCGGGCGGGTTCGAGGGCCGGGCGAGACCCCGTCCCGAGATCGGCAACCGAGGAGGCTCCATGTCCACGACGTCCGAACGCACCACGACTCCGAGTTCCGCCACCCCCGCCACAGCGGGCGCCGCCGCGCTCCGCCGCACGCGCGCCGCGGCGCTCTTCGGCGCCGTCGCGCTGGCGGTCGCGCTCGCGGGCGCGACGGCGGCGAGCGCCGACCCGGGCGCCTGCCGCAGCGCGTGTCGCGACGACCACCGCGCGTGTCGGCTCGACGCGCGCGACGACGCGCGCGCGTGCCGCGACGCGTGTCCGACCGGCGACCGCGCCTGTCGCCAGGCGTGTCGCGACGAGTACCGGTTCGCGATGGCCGAGTGCAACGAGGCGCGCGTCGGCTGCGCGCTCGGCTGCAGCGACCGGCTCGACCCGGCGTGCACCGACGGCTGCCTCGCCACGTTCGACCTGTGCCGCGACGACAAGGGCGCGTGCCTCGTCGCGTGCCGCGACGAGCTGCGCGATGCGATCGCGGACTGCGTGGCGGCGGGCGGCGGGCGGAGCTGCATCCGCCAGGCGCACGAGAACGCGCGACAGTGCGCGCGCACGTGCGAGGACGCGCTGCCGTGCCGCGGCGAGCTGCGCGAGTGCGTGCAGGGCTGCGTCGTCGAGGACGCGCCGCCCGCGTCGTAGCGGCGCGAGCGACCGCGCGCCGGGGAGGCCGGGCCTCCCCGGCGCTTGGCGTCGCTAGGCGCCGCGCGGGTTCCGCGCCGGCGCGCCCGGCGCCGCGACGAACTCCTCGAGCGCGCGCCGCGCCTCCTCGTCGCGCATCTGGCGAGGCGGGCTCTTCATGTACCACGCGCTCGGCGCCTCGAGCGGCCCGGCGACACCGCGGTCGAGGGCCAGCTTCGCGCAGCGGAGCGCGTCGATCACGACGCCCGCGCTGTTCGGCGAGTCCTGCACCGACAGTCGCAGCTCGAGCTCGAGCGGCACGTCGCCGAAGCCGCGTCCCTCGAGCCGGATGAACGCGACCTTGTTGTCGCCCTGCCAGGGCACGTAGTCCGACGGGCCGATGTGGATGTCGTGCGCGTCGAGGCGCGCGTCGAGCTGGCTCTGCACCGATTCGGTCTTCGAGCGCTTCTTGGAGGCGAGCCGGCTGCGCTCGAGCATGTTCAGGAAGTCCGTGTTGCCACCGGTGTTCAGCTGGTAGGTGCGGTCGAGCGCGACGCCGCGGTCGGCGAAGAGCCGCGCGAGCGCGCGGTGCACGATCGTGGCGCCCACCTGGCTCTTGATGTCGTCGCCGACGATCGGGAGGCCGGCCGCGCGGAAGCGCTCCGCCCAGACGGGGTCGGACGCGAGGAAGACGGGCACGCAGTTCACCATCGCGACGCCCGCGTCGAGGCAGGCCTGCGCGTAGTGGCGCACCGCGCGCTCCGACCCGACGGGCAGGTAGCAGAGGAGCACGTCCGCGCGCGCCTGCCGCAGCGCCTCGGCGACGTCGACGGGCGCCGTGTCGGCGGGCCGGATGGCGTCGTCGTCCGGGTAGGCCGCCATGTGGTCGGCCACGCCGTCGAGCACGGGCCCCATCTGCACGTCGACGCCGCTCTTCTCGAGCGTCGGCTGGAACACGCGCGTGCAGTTCGGCCGCGCGAAGACGGCGTCCTCGAGCGGGCGGCCGACCTTGCGGCGATCGACGTCGAACGCCGCGACCACCTCGACGTCGGCGGGCCCGAAGCCGCCGATGTCGGGGTGCATGAGTCCCGCGTGCGCGGCCGCGTCGCGCTCGCGGTAGTAGGCGATGCCCTGGACGAGCGAGCTCGCGCAGTTCCCGACGCCGGCGATGGCGACGCGGACTCGTTGGCTCACGGAGGCCCTCCTTCACTCCCTCGACGGATCCGTTCCACCCGCGCGCGCCGACGCGCCGGGCGGCGCAGTACGGTACGGCATGCGCGCGCCCGCGCCGCGCCCCGCGGTGGGGCGGGCCGCACCCCGTCCGCGCCCGACTACTCGGCCCTCGAGAGCGGCACCGAGCGCCCCTGCGCGTCGAGCCTCGCGGCGACGATCGCCCCGGCGTCGTCGGCCTCGAAGCGGATCGAGATCTCGGGCGCGGCGAAGGCCCCGGTGCCGATCTCGTCGAGCGGCGCGGCCGCGTCGCCGGGGCGCCCGACGACGAGCTTCGCGCCCTCGCGGCGCACGAGGATCTCGAGGCCGACGATCGGGACGCGCCACGTCCCCGCATAACGATCGAGCCGGTGCGCGACGGGAAGCGCGAGCAGCTCGTCCACGGTCCAGGGTGCGCTGCGCTCGCGCGTCTCGGCGCGCACGGCCGCGACGGTCGCCGGCGACACGGGGTCGTCCGCGTGGCCGAACGCGCGGCGCAGGAACGTCGCCACGCCCGCGAGCCCCTCGTCGTCGAAGCGCGGGTCGCGCGCGTGCCCGGGCATCGTCGAGCGCCACGTCTCGCCGCCGATCTCGACCGGGCCGGTGAGCCCGTGGAGCGCGATGCGCACGAGCCAGGCGTCGGCATCGCGCACCCACGGCGAGCCGACGAGCGAAGGGGCGAGGCCCGGCAGGCCCGCGCCGTTCTCGCCGTGGCAGGAGGCGCACGACGCCGCGAAGAGCGCGGCGCCGCGCTCGCGCAGCGACTCCTCCTCGGCAGTGAGCGCGCGCGCGCCGCCCGGGCGCGGGTCGCCGGGCCACGTGATGTGCGGGCGCAGGCGCGCGATCGCGTCGCGCACGCGCACGGGCGCGCGCGCGGCGGCTCCGTCGTCGAAGAGCGCGTGCGGAGCGGCGAGCTCGACGCGCCGGCTCCCCTCGCGCGACTGTGCGTCGGCCATGCCCTCGATCACCGCCGCGCGCAGCGCGTCGTTCGGCGCGCGCGCCGCGAGATCGAGGAGCGCGGCGACGTCGCGCGCGGCGTCGTCGCCGGCCTGCGCGGCGAGGTGCGCGGCGGCGGCGAGCTCGGACGCGAGCGCGAGCGCGCCATCGTCGGGCGGCGAGGCGGTTGCGCGCGGGGGCTCGACCTCGAGCGCTTCGCGCTCGAGCTCGCGGGCGAGCGCTTCGCGCTCGAGCTCGTGGGCGAGCGCTTCGCGACCGAGCTCGTGAGCGAGCGCTTCGCGCTCGAGCTCGTGGGCGAGCGCTTCGCGCTCGCGTCCGCCGAGGCCCGACACGACGGCCTGGACGGTGAGTGCGTCGCCCGCGCGCGCGGCGTCGAGCATCGCGGCGAGCGGGAGGGCGTCGCGCGGGAGCGCGCCGAGCGTGTGCAGCGCCTGCAGCCGCACGCTCGCGTCGCCGTCGTCGAGCCGCGCGAGCACCCGCGCGCGCGCGTCGCCTCCCCACGTCGCGAGCTGCGGCTCGCCGGCGCGCAGCGCGGCGCGTCGCACGGCGGGGTCGGCATCGTCGAGCGCGCGCGCCCACGTGGTGGCGTCGAGTGCGCCGCGCTGCGCGAGCGCCCACAGCGCGTGCAGGCGCGCGCGCGGGCCGAAGCGATCGAGCGCGCGGAGCTCTGCGCTCGCGTCGGGAGACGGGTCGACCGCGAGGCGTCGCTGCGCGCGGTCGCGCACCCAGCCGTTCGGGTGCTCGAGTGCCGCGAGCTGCTGCGCGCGCGTCGCGAGCGGCGGCGGTCGGCGAGCGATCGGGCGATCTTCGCGCACGACGCGCCAGATGCGGCCCTGCGCGCCCGGCGCCTCGAGCCCGTGCGCGAGCGCGTAGGCGCGCAGGTAGTCCGACACGTAGTACGCGTGCTGGATGACGCCGCGGTACATGTCGACGACCCAGATCGCGCCGTCGGGCCCGACCTTCGCGTCGACGGGCCGGAAGCGTTCATCGGTCGAAGCGAGCCATTCGCGCTCGCCCCACTGCGGATCGGGATGCAGGACGTGCATCGCGCGGAGGCCGACCGCCGCTTCGCGCCCGTCGTCGCGCTCGACCCGGAACTGCGCGACGACGGCGCCCGCGGCCTCCGGGACGAACGCGTCGCCGACGTGCTCGGGGCCGTACTGGTCGCCGCGCTGGATGGCGATCCCGCTCACGCCGGTCGGCCCGCGTTGTCGCCCGTCGGCGCGCAGCGAGCCGTCCGTGTAGGCGCGGTTGAGCCCGGGCGCGACCCGCACGCCGAACACTTCGGCGCCGGGCGCGAGGTCGACGCCGACGCCCGGCTTCGCGAGGCGCCCGGCCGTCGCCGGCTGGCGCAGCGGGTACTCGGCCGGAATCGCGTCGGCGTAGAGGAAGGCCGAGTTGTGGTCGTAGAAGAGGCGGCCCTCGTCGTCCTGCGCGATGCCGAACTGCCCGCGGAAGGCGGTCGCTCCGACCTCGAAGCCGGCCGCGCCGAAGCGGAAGCGGCGGCGCGACTTCGCGTTGTAGATCCAGCCGTCGATCGCGGGCAGGAGCCCGTTCTCGAGGTGCTCCGGGTTGGGCCCGCTCGTCGCGTAGTCGCCGAGGCGAACGCGGTCGTCGCAGTGGCGGTCGCGCGGCGTCGCCGCGACGGCGTCGCGGCACAGCCACAGGTCGGGGGGCGCGCCGACGAGCACGCCCTGCGGCAGGACCGCGACGGCGCGCGGCAGCACGAGCCCGTCGAGGAACACGTCGCTGCGGTCCATCCGGCCGTCGCCGTCCTCGTCCTCGAGCACGACGACGCGTCCGCTCGGCCGCTCCTCGCCCGCGCCGTCGATGTCGGGCATGAAGCCGCGCATCTCGACGACGTAGAGCCGCCCCTCGTCGTCCCAGTCCATCGCGACCGGGTCGACGACGAGCGGCTCCGCCGCGACGAGCTCGACGCGGAACCCCGGCGCGACGCGGAACGCGGCGAGCGCCTCGTCGGGCGAGAGCACGGGTGCGGGCGGGACGTCGAGCGACGCGAGGATGTCGTCGGCCGAGGGCGGGCGGAGGAGCCAGGCCGCGACGCCTAACGAGGCGAGCGCGCCGAGCGCGACCCAGCGCTTGCGTAGCGGTCGGGTCATGCGATGCCTCGGGAAGGCCGCGCGGTGCGCGCCGCGCGAAGCGCGGCCGCGGCGGGTCGATCCGGTCGAGCGGGGCGGGAGCGGCTTCCGGGCACGCGCGGGTTGTAGTACGCGGCCCGGCCCGCCGCACGCGTGCGGCCGGTGGCGCGCTCCGGTCGTGCCGCGCTTCGCGGGCCGTCCGCCGCGACGCCGGCCTTCCGCCGCGCCGCCGGCCGCTCGGCACCCGTCCGCGCGCACGCCGCGGAGAGATTCCGCAACCGCCGCCGCCGCGCGGCGTCATACTGCCGCGCGCGCGCCGCGCCAACCGCGAGGAGACACCGTGAAGCTCTACGACTCGATGGGCCCGAACCCGAAGCTCGTCCGCATGTTCGCCGCCGAGAAGGGGTTCGCCTTCTCGGACACCGTGAAGGTCGACCTGGCCGGCGGCGAGAACCGCCGCGAGCCCTACCTCTCGAAGAATCCTTCCGGCCAGCTGCCGTGCGTCGAGCTCGACGACGGCGCGTTCGTCGCCGAGACGATCGCGATCTGCGAGCTGATCGAGGAGCTGCAGCCCGAGCCGGCGCTCGTCGGCAGCACGCCGCAGGAGCGCGCCGAGACGCGCCAGTGGGTGCGCCGCGTCGAGTGGAAGGTCGTGCAGCCGATGGGCGACGGCTTCCGCTTCGCAGAGGGGCTCCCGATCTTCAAGGACCGCATCCGCACGCTGCCCGAGGCGGCGGCCGGCCTCAAGCAGATCGGCCAGGACGGGCTCGCCTGGTTCGATGCGCAGCTCGCCCAGCGCGAGACGATCGTGCCCGGGCGCTTCACGCTCGCCGACGTCGTGCTCTTCGCGTTCCTCGAGTTCGGCGGCATGGTCGGTCAGCCGATCCCCGATTCCTGCGCGAACCTGAAGCGCTGGTTCGAGAAGGTGAAGGCGCGGCCGAGCGCGGCGGCCTAGCAACGCACGGCCGGGCTCGGGGCGCCGCCTACGGCGCCCCGAGCCCGGCCGCCGCGGGCACCACCTCGCGCACCAGCACGCCGAGCGCGTCGGCGTCCTCGTCCCACAGGTTCGGCAGGCTCACGATCGCGTGCTGGATGCCCGCGTCGGCGAGCGCGCGCAGCTTCGCGACGGCGTCGCGCGCGCCGTCCGCCCCCGGTGCGAGCCGCAGCGTCGAGAGGCTCGTGCGCTCGATCTCGTCGTACGGCCGGCCGACGTCGTCGCAGTGGCGCCGCAGCACGTCGAGCTTCGCGCGGATCGCGTCGGTGCCGGCGTAGTCGAACAGGTTGCAGGCGTCCGCGTAGCGCGCGACGAGGCGGAGCGTCTTGCGCTCGCCCATGCCGCCGACGAGGATGCGCGGCCGCGGCGTCGACAGCGGCGCCGGCACGCACAGCGTCTCGGCGAGCCGGTAGTGGCGGCCTTCGAAGGGCTCAACGCGGCCGCTCCACATCTGGAGCGCGATCCGGATCGTCTCCTCGAGCCGCTCGAAGCGCTCGGCGAGCGGCGGGAACGGAACGCCGAGGCCCGCGTGCTCGCGCTCGAACCACGCGGCGCCGATGCCGAGCACCGCGCGCCCGCCCGACAGCACATCGAGCGTGCTCACCGTCTTGGCGAGCACGCCGGGGTGCCGGTAGGTCACGCCGGTGACGAGCGTGCCGAGCGTCGCGCGCTCGGTGGCGCCCGCGAGATAGGCGAGCGCCGTGTAGCCCTCGAGCATCTCCTGCTCGGGCGGGCCCACGAACTCGATCTGGAAGAAGTGATCCATCACCCAGAGGCTCGCGACGCCGCCCAGGTCGGCGCGGCGCGCGACGTCGGCGAGGCGACGACGCAGCGACGCGGGGCCGCCCGGTGTCGTGAAGCTCGGGATCTGGAGGCCGATGCGCATCGCGCGCAGGGTACACGTCGCGCGACCGCGTCGCGCGACCGCGTCGCGCGATCGCGTCTCGCAGCGCGGCGTTCTGCTAGGCGTCGCGCGTGCGGAACCGCTCCAGGTCGCGGCGGACGGTCGTCGTGCGCTCGGCGAGCATCTCGGCGACGCCCGCGAGCTCCTCGGCGCTCGCCGTGTTCTGCTGCGTGGCCTGGTCGACGCGGGCGAGGCCCGAGTTGACCTGGGAGACGCCCTCCGCCTGCTCGCTGCTCGACGTCGCGATCTCCGCGACGAGCTCGGAAGCGCGCGTCACGGCGTCCACGATCTCGGTCAGCGACGACGCGGTCTTCTCTGCGATCGCGCGGCCCTGCGCGACCTTGCCGCCCGCGCTCTCGATGAGCTCGGTCGTCTCCTTCGCCGCGGTCGCGCTGCGCTCCGCGAGGCTCCGCACCTCCTCCGCGACGACCGCGAAGCCCTTGCCGTGCGTTCCTGCGCGCGCCGCTTCCACGGCCGCATTCAGGGCGAGCAGGTTCGTCTGGAACGCGATCTCGTCGATCACCTTGATGATTCTCGAGATCTGCGTGCTCGCCTGGTCGATCTCGACCATCGCGCCGACCATCGCGCGCATCTGCTCGTCCCCGTTCTCGGCGGCCGAGCGCGCGGAGGTGGCGAGCTGCATGGCCGTCGACGCACTGTCCGCGTTGGCGCGCGTCTTCTGCCCGATCTCCTCCATGCTCGCCGTGATCTCCTGGACGGAGGCCGCGGAGTCCGTCGCGTTGCCCGAGAGCCCCTGGCTCGTCGACGCGACGACGGCGGTGTTCTCGGCGACCTCGACGATCGCGACCTTGAGGTGGCCGATCGTCGAGCCGAGCTGCTGCACCATCTTCTCCATCGCCTGCATCAGCGCGTCGTCGCCCGAGCGCGGCGCGATCTCGACCGTCAGGTCGCCGCCGCCGATGCGCGCCGCGATGCCGTTCACGGTCGCGAGCGAGGTGACGACCGCCTCGACGCTCCGCTTCATGTCCGCGAGCTCGGGGAGCACGTCGACGTCCACGGCCGCGGGAATCTCGCCCTTCGCGAGGCGTGCGAGGTAGGTCGTGAGCTCGGCCACCTGTCGTTCGCGCACGGCCTTCGCTTCGCGATCGCGACCCACGCCGGCCCAGTCGACGGTGCTCGTCCCCACCGCCGTCCGCATGCCCGCGGCGGCGCGGTTGAGCGCCTCGCCGAGTCGCCCGATCTCGTCCTCGCTCGTGACCGCGAGGTCCGCGTCGAGCCGGCCGCGCGCGATCCGCTCGATGGCCTCGGCGGCCGCGCGCACGGGGTTCACGATGCGCCCCGCGAGCCACGCGCCCACCGCGACGACCACGGCGACGGCGATGGCGCACGCACCGGCGATCGCGTTGCGGACCGGCACGAGTGCGGCGTAGGCCTCGCGCGCGTCCTGCCTCACGAGCGCCACCCAGGCGCGGTCGCCCTTCGCGGCGGAGAAGCCGACGACGTGGTCGACGTGCTCGACCTCGTGGCCCTCGATCGCGTAGCCGGACTCGCCACCGAGCGCGCGTCGCACCGACCCGAGGCCGGCGGAGACGAGGTTGGCCTCGCTCATCACGCGCGCCGGGTCCGGGTCGTCGAGGAGCGAGCCGTCGGCGGTCACGATCTGCGTCTCGACGGTGGTGAGGCCCTTGCTCGCGAGGCTGGCGCGCGTCGCCGCGAGGATCGATCCGAGGATCCGCTCGCGGGAGGCCCAGTTGATCCACATGCGAACGACCTGGCCGTCGTCGTCGTAGACGGGGGCGCCGTACACGAGCGACACCGTCGACGGCTCGCGGAGGCGCGTGACGATCGGGTCGCGCGCCGGGGGCCCGACCCAGCTCGCGCCCGGTCCGACCTCGCCCGCGGCGATCGCGCGGAACCACGGCTCGCCGCTCACGTCGCGGCCGACGAGCGACGCGGTGTCGGCCGGCGCGCCCGTGTGGTCGACGTCGTTCGCGCCGACGATCCGTCCGTCGCGATCGACGACGACCATCAGGTCGTAGATCTCGTAGCTGCGCGTGAAGAAGTTCGCGAGGCGCGTGATGTCGGCGCGGCTGCCGAGCGCGAGCGGATTGTGCGCGAACGCCTGGACGTCCCCGTAGCGCTCGAACAGGTTGCGCTCGACCTTGTCGAGCGCGTCCTCGGCCTGGGCCTGGAGGAACTCGCCGGTGCGCGCGATCAGCGCATCGCGTGCGCCGCGGTAGCTCATCGCGCCGACGACGAGCAGGGGAACGACACCGACCGCCACGAAGGTGGCCGTCAGCCGGAGCCGGAGGTCGGTGCGAAGGCGGTGCACGGGCGCGCTCCTCTGCGAGTGCGCGCGGGAGCGCGGGCACTCGTCGGGCCCGCGTGTCGGCCGGCGGCGGCGCGCGCTGAGGGCTTGCGCGGGCGCGCGCGTGCGAATGCGGCGAACGCCCGATCCGCAGTAGCCCGGAGCCTCCTGGGTTCTTCGGAGGAGGTCGCGTCTGGCGGCTTCCGCGCGGCGCGCCGTGCGCGCGCCCTACGGGGCCTCGAGCCCGTAGAGGAGCTCGCCGTCGGGGCCGACGTCGTAGACCTCGTAGCCGCTCTCGACGCGCGGCGCGTCGCCGCCGAGCGCGACCGCGACCTTGTTGGTCGCGTTGCGCGCGACGTCGAGCACGAGCTCGACGCAGGCGGCGGGCGGAAGCTGCTCGCGCAGCGCGCGCGCGCGGCTCGCGTCGACGGCGAACGGCGTGGAGATCATCGCCTCGGCGAACGCGAGTGCGGCCTTGTGCGCGGGCGAGAGGTCGCTCTGCGCGTAGCGGTCGACCGCGTCGAACATCGCGTCGTCCGCGCCGGCGACGAGTGCTGCGCGGCTGCGCAACGACTGGCAGATGCGGCAGCGGTGGCGGCGCGCGCCGAGGAGGCGCACGAGCTCGGTCGTCACCGCGTCCACCTCGCGCAGCTGCGGCACGACGCGGATCCACAGGTCGAAGGCCTCGGTGAGCGCCGGTGCGTCCGCGGCGCGCGCGTCGCCGTCCGCCGCGGGCGAGGGGCCGAAGAGCGCGTCGAGCGCGGCGCGCACGCGAGGCGCGAAGTCGGCGACGTAGCAGGCCTGCGCGAAGTCGCCGGCCGCGGCGCCGAGCGAGGCGAAGAGCGCGCCGCGCTCGGCGGCGCCGAGGCTCGCCACGTCGAACGCGAGCTGCTCGGCGAACGCGAGCGCGGGGCGCGCGCCGTCGTCGAGGGCGGCGAGCTCGCGCCAGCGCGCGGCGTCGACGCCGTGCCACGGGCTCGTGCCGAGCCCGGCGGGGCGGGCGAGCGGCGGTGCGCCGTGCTGGCTCGCGACGACGCGCGACGCGAGGTCGAAGAGGTCGGCGACGCCGGCGTCGCGCGTCGCGCGCCAGGCGGCCGCCGCGAGCGCGTCGAGCGCCGCGCCCGCGCGCGGTGCGTGGAGCTCGAGGGCCGCGCGTCCGTGCGCGGCGTCGCGTTGCGTGGCTTCGCGTTGCGTGGCTTCGCGTTGCGCGGCGTCCCGTTGCATCCCGCTCGTCCTCCTGCGTCGGCGGTGCGCATCCTAGCCGAACGCGCGATCGCGACGGCACCCACGCCCACGGACCGCCGGTATAGGATGGGCGCTCGACGCCCGCACCGAGGAGACCCCGCGTGACGCTCGACGAGCGCTATGTCGACGACTTCCAGTTCGCCGGCCAGGACATCCCCTGGCTCGTCGCGCACTGGGCGAAGCACAAGCCCGACCACCCGTTCCTGGTCTGGGAGCCGAAGAGCGGAGCCACGCGTCGGTGGACCTACGCCGAGTTCGACGCCGAGGTCGCGCGCATCGCGGCGGGCCTCGCCGCGCGCGGCGTGGCGAAGGGCGACAAGGTGCTCGTCCACGCCGACAACTGCCCCGAGATGGTCCTCTCGTGGTACGCGTGCGCGAAGATCGGCGCCGTCGCCGTCACGACGAACACGCGCAGCGCGGGGCCCGAGATCGAGTACTTCGCGTCGCACACCGGCTGCGTCGGCGCCATCACGCAGCCGCGCTTCGCGCGGCTCGTGAAGGAGCACGCGAAGGCGCTCCGGTGGATCGTCGTGACCGAGGACGACGCGGGCGAGCCGCCCGCCGCCGCCGACGCGAGCCACGGAATGGAGCCGTTCGCGGCGCTTCGCGGCGACCCGTCGACGCTCGCGCCGCGCGCGCCCGACCCGATGGCGCCGGCCGGCATCATGTTCACGTCGGGCACGACGTCGCGCCCGAAGGCC
This Myxococcota bacterium DNA region includes the following protein-coding sequences:
- a CDS encoding cytochrome P450, whose translation is MPRALPAIDPAPPLVRSRVPLAGAGLALLADPTAAFERWRRELGDTFAVDVFGYRMLCVFSPEGVRNLWALPEAQASKGAGDFALLRHKVPDELFVGRRTRPHDLFARDDVEVYLENLRAAVAIELDELDDAGELELFAWTRRLMHRVGLASWGGIEAAAPRHLDRLVPLLDRLDSSESFVHPHKALWAMATRKRAERRAIAGLDRVFADILAERARAGGDARDDLLAQIAAKWADVPSPERERGIGRDVVLVHMGAQSNLFAATAWTLVHLLERPALLAAVRGGDLDLLDRCSYESIRLRQRSIVLRMVLRETTIADEKAAYRVAPGAFLATTMAVTNPAALPGLDRFDPAHFERRAFARAGELPARELVTTFGHGRHACPAHGFSIAAMRHAIASLVERFELEPLFRDPRPLRRQIGGVARADRPCRVRYAARR
- a CDS encoding inositol-3-phosphate synthase gives rise to the protein MSQRVRVAIAGVGNCASSLVQGIAYYRERDAAAHAGLMHPDIGGFGPADVEVVAAFDVDRRKVGRPLEDAVFARPNCTRVFQPTLEKSGVDVQMGPVLDGVADHMAAYPDDDAIRPADTAPVDVAEALRQARADVLLCYLPVGSERAVRHYAQACLDAGVAMVNCVPVFLASDPVWAERFRAAGLPIVGDDIKSQVGATIVHRALARLFADRGVALDRTYQLNTGGNTDFLNMLERSRLASKKRSKTESVQSQLDARLDAHDIHIGPSDYVPWQGDNKVAFIRLEGRGFGDVPLELELRLSVQDSPNSAGVVIDALRCAKLALDRGVAGPLEAPSAWYMKSPPRQMRDEEARRALEEFVAAPGAPARNPRGA
- a CDS encoding c-type cytochrome, which encodes MTRPLRKRWVALGALASLGVAAWLLRPPSADDILASLDVPPAPVLSPDEALAAFRVAPGFRVELVAAEPLVVDPVAMDWDDEGRLYVVEMRGFMPDIDGAGEERPSGRVVVLEDEDGDGRMDRSDVFLDGLVLPRAVAVLPQGVLVGAPPDLWLCRDAVAATPRDRHCDDRVRLGDYATSGPNPEHLENGLLPAIDGWIYNAKSRRRFRFGAAGFEVGATAFRGQFGIAQDDEGRLFYDHNSAFLYADAIPAEYPLRQPATAGRLAKPGVGVDLAPGAEVFGVRVAPGLNRAYTDGSLRADGRQRGPTGVSGIAIQRGDQYGPEHVGDAFVPEAAGAVVAQFRVERDDGREAAVGLRAMHVLHPDPQWGEREWLASTDERFRPVDAKVGPDGAIWVVDMYRGVIQHAYYVSDYLRAYALAHGLEAPGAQGRIWRVVREDRPIARRPPPLATRAQQLAALEHPNGWVRDRAQRRLAVDPSPDASAELRALDRFGPRARLHALWALAQRGALDATTWARALDDADPAVRRAALRAGEPQLATWGGDARARVLARLDDGDASVRLQALHTLGALPRDALPLAAMLDAARAGDALTVQAVVSGLGGREREALAHELEREALAHELGREALAHELEREALARELEREALEVEPPRATASPPDDGALALASELAAAAHLAAQAGDDAARDVAALLDLAARAPNDALRAAVIEGMADAQSREGSRRVELAAPHALFDDGAAARAPVRVRDAIARLRPHITWPGDPRPGGARALTAEEESLRERGAALFAASCASCHGENGAGLPGLAPSLVGSPWVRDADAWLVRIALHGLTGPVEIGGETWRSTMPGHARDPRFDDEGLAGVATFLRRAFGHADDPVSPATVAAVRAETRERSAPWTVDELLALPVAHRLDRYAGTWRVPIVGLEILVRREGAKLVVGRPGDAAAPLDEIGTGAFAAPEISIRFEADDAGAIVAARLDAQGRSVPLSRAE
- a CDS encoding glutathione S-transferase, translating into MKLYDSMGPNPKLVRMFAAEKGFAFSDTVKVDLAGGENRREPYLSKNPSGQLPCVELDDGAFVAETIAICELIEELQPEPALVGSTPQERAETRQWVRRVEWKVVQPMGDGFRFAEGLPIFKDRIRTLPEAAAGLKQIGQDGLAWFDAQLAQRETIVPGRFTLADVVLFAFLEFGGMVGQPIPDSCANLKRWFEKVKARPSAAA
- a CDS encoding LLM class F420-dependent oxidoreductase, encoding MRIGLQIPSFTTPGGPASLRRRLADVARRADLGGVASLWVMDHFFQIEFVGPPEQEMLEGYTALAYLAGATERATLGTLVTGVTYRHPGVLAKTVSTLDVLSGGRAVLGIGAAWFEREHAGLGVPFPPLAERFERLEETIRIALQMWSGRVEPFEGRHYRLAETLCVPAPLSTPRPRILVGGMGERKTLRLVARYADACNLFDYAGTDAIRAKLDVLRRHCDDVGRPYDEIERTSLSTLRLAPGADGARDAVAKLRALADAGIQHAIVSLPNLWDEDADALGVLVREVVPAAAGLGAP
- a CDS encoding methyl-accepting chemotaxis protein is translated as MHRLRTDLRLRLTATFVAVGVVPLLVVGAMSYRGARDALIARTGEFLQAQAEDALDKVERNLFERYGDVQAFAHNPLALGSRADITRLANFFTRSYEIYDLMVVVDRDGRIVGANDVDHTGAPADTASLVGRDVSGEPWFRAIAAGEVGPGASWVGPPARDPIVTRLREPSTVSLVYGAPVYDDDGQVVRMWINWASRERILGSILAATRASLASKGLTTVETQIVTADGSLLDDPDPARVMSEANLVSAGLGSVRRALGGESGYAIEGHEVEHVDHVVGFSAAKGDRAWVALVRQDAREAYAALVPVRNAIAGACAIAVAVVVAVGAWLAGRIVNPVRAAAEAIERIARGRLDADLAVTSEDEIGRLGEALNRAAAGMRTAVGTSTVDWAGVGRDREAKAVRERQVAELTTYLARLAKGEIPAAVDVDVLPELADMKRSVEAVVTSLATVNGIAARIGGGDLTVEIAPRSGDDALMQAMEKMVQQLGSTIGHLKVAIVEVAENTAVVASTSQGLSGNATDSAASVQEITASMEEIGQKTRANADSASTAMQLATSARSAAENGDEQMRAMVGAMVEIDQASTQISRIIKVIDEIAFQTNLLALNAAVEAARAGTHGKGFAVVAEEVRSLAERSATAAKETTELIESAGGKVAQGRAIAEKTASSLTEIVDAVTRASELVAEIATSSSEQAEGVSQVNSGLARVDQATQQNTASAEELAGVAEMLAERTTTVRRDLERFRTRDA
- a CDS encoding carboxymuconolactone decarboxylase family protein, with amino-acid sequence MQRDAAQREATQREATQRDAAHGRAALELHAPRAGAALDALAAAAWRATRDAGVADLFDLASRVVASQHGAPPLARPAGLGTSPWHGVDAARWRELAALDDGARPALAFAEQLAFDVASLGAAERGALFASLGAAAGDFAQACYVADFAPRVRAALDALFGPSPAADGDARAADAPALTEAFDLWIRVVPQLREVDAVTTELVRLLGARRHRCRICQSLRSRAALVAGADDAMFDAVDRYAQSDLSPAHKAALAFAEAMISTPFAVDASRARALREQLPPAACVELVLDVARNATNKVAVALGGDAPRVESGYEVYDVGPDGELLYGLEAP